Below is a window of Pseudomonas sp. B21-040 DNA.
ACGTTTTTTGCCAAGGATTGATATGACCAACCTTCACACCCAAACCCCGCTGGTTCCCGGCCGTCTGGAGCAGATGTCCACGCGCATCGCGTTCTTCATCGCCGGTCTCGGCATCGCCGCCTGGGCGCCGCTGGTGCCTTACGCCAAGGCACGGGCCGGGCTGGAGGAAGGGACGCTCGGTTTGCTGCTGTTGAGCCTGGGGGTCGGTTCGATTCTGGCGATGCCGATGGCCGGGTTGCTGGCCGCGCGCTTCGGTTGCCGGCGAGTGGCCACCGGGGGGGCGTTGTTGATTTGCGTGGCATTACCGCTACTGGCGACGGTGTCGTCCATACCGGGGTTGATCGCCGCGTTATTCATGTTCGGCGCCGGTCTCGGCACGGTGGATTCGACCGTCAACCTGCAAGCGGTGATCGTCGAGCGAGCCAGCGGCAAGAACATGATGTCGGGGTTTCACGGGATGTTCAGCCTGGGCGGGATTGTTGGCGCGGCCGGTGTCAGTGGCCTGCTTGGCCTTGGGTTTTCACCGCTGGGCGCGATGGCCGTGGTCATTGTGGTGCTGGTACTGGCGTTGCTCAAGGCGGCGCCCCACCTGTTGCCCTATGGCAGCGAAAGCACAGGGCCTGCGTTTGCCGTGCCCCATGGCATCGTGCTGTTTATTGGCGGGATGTGCTTCATCGTGTTCCTGGCCGAAGGCGCGGCTCTCGACTGGAGTGCGGTATTTCTGGCGCAGGAACGCGGGATCGATACCGCGTATGCGGGACTTGGGTATGCGGCATTTGCACTGACCATGACGGCCGGGCGCTTAACCGGTGACCGGATTGTCCGACGCCTTGGTTCGACGCGGGTGATTGTGTTTGGCGGGCTGACAGCCGCGACGGGCCTGGCGTTGGCCACGTT
It encodes the following:
- a CDS encoding MFS transporter, producing MTNLHTQTPLVPGRLEQMSTRIAFFIAGLGIAAWAPLVPYAKARAGLEEGTLGLLLLSLGVGSILAMPMAGLLAARFGCRRVATGGALLICVALPLLATVSSIPGLIAALFMFGAGLGTVDSTVNLQAVIVERASGKNMMSGFHGMFSLGGIVGAAGVSGLLGLGFSPLGAMAVVIVVLVLALLKAAPHLLPYGSESTGPAFAVPHGIVLFIGGMCFIVFLAEGAALDWSAVFLAQERGIDTAYAGLGYAAFALTMTAGRLTGDRIVRRLGSTRVIVFGGLTAATGLALATFAPAWEAALAGYALLGAGCSNIVPVLYTAVGKQTVMPEHIAVPAITTLGYAGILAGPAVIGFIAHGSSLSFAFGLMALLLVAVAIGGKVLRA